A window of the Salmo trutta chromosome 25, fSalTru1.1, whole genome shotgun sequence genome harbors these coding sequences:
- the LOC115162546 gene encoding collectin-11 isoform X2 — protein MRGEKLMPCVLITLLGLTLMESAHGQHMSDEPCSVQILVPGLKGEEGEKGVKGAPGKPGRMGPPGEIGHLGVKGQKGIMGHYGKIGPSGVKGVKGDMGDPGSRGPNGDPGVPCECTPLRKIIGEMEILVTQLSNELKFIKNAVAGIKETDSKVYLLVKEEKRYTDAEVYCQGRGGHLAMPKDEGANTAIAGYITEAGLSRVYIGINDIDREGHFTYVDSSPMSTFSKWREGEPNNAYENEDCAEMVAVGDWTDVACHPTMYFVCEFDKDSV, from the exons ATGAGAGGAGAGAAGCTGATGCCTTGTGTACTTATCACTCTACTGGGGCTGACCCTGATGGAGTCAGCTCATGGACAGCACATGTCAGACGAACCCTGCTCTGTCCAAATTCTCGTCCCAGGACTCAAAG gagaggaaggagaaaaggGAGTGAAAGGGGCACCTGGGAAACCAGGAAGAATGGGTCCACCAGGGGAGATAG GACATCTGGGAGTTAAAGGACAGAAGGGTATAATGGGACATTATGGGAAGATTGGCCCCAGTGGAGTCAAAG GTGTAAAGGGAGATATGGGTGATCCTGGATCAAGGGGCCCAAATGGTGATCCAG gTGTTCCATGTGAATGCACACCCCTGAGGAAAATTATTGGCGAGATGGAGATCCTAGTGACACAGTTATCCAATGAGCTGAAGTTCATAAAAAATG CTGTTGCCGGCATCAAAGAGACCGACAGCAAAGTCTATCTGCTGGTCAAGGAGGAGAAACGCTACACCGACGCAGAAGTCTATTGTCAGGGGAGGGGTGGACACCTGGCCATGCCCAAGGATGAGGGGGCCAATACAGCAATCGCTGGGTACATCACAGAGGCGGGCCTGAGCCGGGTGTACATTGGTATCAACGACATAGACCGTGAGGGCCATTTCACCTACGTGGATAGCTCCCCAATGAGCACCTTCAGCAAGTGGAGGGAAGGGGAACCCAACAATGCCTACGAGAATGAGGACTGTGCTGAAATGGTGGCGGTGGGGGACTGGACCGATGTGGCCTGCCACCCCACCATGTACTTTGTCTGTGAGTTTGACAAGGACAGTGTCTGA
- the LOC115162546 gene encoding collectin-11 isoform X1, whose product MRGEKLMPCVLITLLGLTLMESAHGQHMSDEPCSVQILVPGLKGEEGEKGVKGAPGKPGRMGPPGEIGHLGVKGQKGIMGHYGKIGPSGVKGVKGDMGDPGSRGPNGDPGVPCECTPLRKIIGEMEILVTQLSNELKFIKNALPSPAAVAGIKETDSKVYLLVKEEKRYTDAEVYCQGRGGHLAMPKDEGANTAIAGYITEAGLSRVYIGINDIDREGHFTYVDSSPMSTFSKWREGEPNNAYENEDCAEMVAVGDWTDVACHPTMYFVCEFDKDSV is encoded by the exons ATGAGAGGAGAGAAGCTGATGCCTTGTGTACTTATCACTCTACTGGGGCTGACCCTGATGGAGTCAGCTCATGGACAGCACATGTCAGACGAACCCTGCTCTGTCCAAATTCTCGTCCCAGGACTCAAAG gagaggaaggagaaaaggGAGTGAAAGGGGCACCTGGGAAACCAGGAAGAATGGGTCCACCAGGGGAGATAG GACATCTGGGAGTTAAAGGACAGAAGGGTATAATGGGACATTATGGGAAGATTGGCCCCAGTGGAGTCAAAG GTGTAAAGGGAGATATGGGTGATCCTGGATCAAGGGGCCCAAATGGTGATCCAG gTGTTCCATGTGAATGCACACCCCTGAGGAAAATTATTGGCGAGATGGAGATCCTAGTGACACAGTTATCCAATGAGCTGAAGTTCATAAAAAATG CACTGCCCTCCCCTGCAGCTGTTGCCGGCATCAAAGAGACCGACAGCAAAGTCTATCTGCTGGTCAAGGAGGAGAAACGCTACACCGACGCAGAAGTCTATTGTCAGGGGAGGGGTGGACACCTGGCCATGCCCAAGGATGAGGGGGCCAATACAGCAATCGCTGGGTACATCACAGAGGCGGGCCTGAGCCGGGTGTACATTGGTATCAACGACATAGACCGTGAGGGCCATTTCACCTACGTGGATAGCTCCCCAATGAGCACCTTCAGCAAGTGGAGGGAAGGGGAACCCAACAATGCCTACGAGAATGAGGACTGTGCTGAAATGGTGGCGGTGGGGGACTGGACCGATGTGGCCTGCCACCCCACCATGTACTTTGTCTGTGAGTTTGACAAGGACAGTGTCTGA